In one window of Rhodoglobus vestalii DNA:
- a CDS encoding TOBE domain-containing protein: MTQYRISEAAQLLGVSDDTIRRWIAAEGLAVSLDDAGRQVVRGADLAQRAQERAQQAQQPQGRSDSVSSARNRMVGLVTRIVSDTVMSQVELQCGPHRIVSLMSTEAVRDLGLEVGSLAAAVIKATMVIVESPKERTQ, from the coding sequence ATGACGCAGTATCGGATTAGCGAAGCCGCCCAACTTCTTGGGGTCAGTGACGACACAATTCGGCGATGGATTGCGGCCGAGGGGCTGGCTGTGTCGCTGGATGATGCCGGGCGTCAGGTGGTGCGCGGTGCAGACCTCGCTCAGCGTGCTCAAGAGCGAGCGCAGCAGGCCCAGCAGCCTCAGGGCCGTTCTGACTCGGTGAGTAGCGCGCGCAACCGGATGGTGGGGCTGGTCACCCGCATTGTGAGTGACACCGTGATGTCGCAGGTTGAGTTGCAGTGCGGCCCCCACCGGATTGTTTCGCTGATGTCGACAGAAGCCGTGCGCGACTTAGGCCTCGAAGTTGGGTCGCTTGCCGCTGCTGTCATTAAAGCAACCATGGTCATTGTTGAGTCGCCTAAAGAGCGCACGCAGTGA